From the Kitasatospora viridis genome, one window contains:
- the purD gene encoding phosphoribosylamine--glycine ligase: MKVLVIGGGAREHALCRSLSQDPAVSELHCAPGNAGIGQLATVHPVDQLDGPAVAELAARLTADLVVVGPEAPLVAGVADAVRAAGIPVFGPSGAAAQLEGSKAFAKDVMAGAGVPTARSYLCTTPEEAAEALDAFGAPYVVKDDGLAAGKGVVVTADRTAALAHAAACDKVVIEEYLDGPEVSLFAITDGTTVLPLQPAQDFKRALDGDAGPNTGGMGAYSPLPWAPQDLVAEVLETVLQPTVDELRRRGTPFSGLLYAGLALTSRGTRVIEFNARFGDPETQVVLARLRTPLAGVLLASANGTLADLEPLRWDEGAAVTVVVAAEGYPAAPRSGDVIEGLAEAEADGGAFVLHAGTKLDEQGRVVSAGGRVLSVTATGTDLAEARERAYDGVAKIRLAGSQHRTDIALKAAQ; encoded by the coding sequence GTGAAGGTCCTCGTCATCGGCGGCGGCGCCCGCGAACACGCCCTGTGCCGCTCCCTGTCCCAAGATCCCGCCGTCAGCGAGCTGCACTGCGCACCCGGCAACGCCGGCATCGGGCAGCTGGCGACGGTCCACCCGGTGGACCAGCTGGACGGCCCCGCCGTCGCCGAGCTGGCCGCCCGACTGACCGCCGACCTGGTGGTGGTCGGCCCCGAGGCACCGCTGGTGGCCGGCGTGGCCGACGCGGTCCGGGCGGCCGGCATCCCGGTCTTCGGCCCGTCCGGCGCGGCCGCCCAACTGGAGGGCTCCAAGGCCTTCGCCAAGGACGTGATGGCCGGGGCCGGCGTGCCCACCGCCCGCTCCTACCTGTGCACCACCCCGGAGGAGGCGGCCGAGGCGCTGGACGCCTTCGGCGCCCCCTACGTGGTCAAGGACGACGGCCTGGCGGCCGGCAAGGGCGTGGTGGTCACCGCCGACCGCACCGCCGCGCTGGCCCACGCCGCGGCCTGCGACAAGGTGGTGATCGAGGAGTACCTGGACGGCCCGGAGGTCTCGCTCTTCGCGATCACCGACGGCACCACGGTGCTCCCGCTGCAGCCCGCCCAGGACTTCAAGCGCGCGCTGGACGGCGACGCCGGCCCGAACACCGGCGGCATGGGCGCCTACTCGCCGCTGCCCTGGGCGCCCCAGGACCTGGTCGCCGAGGTGCTGGAGACCGTGCTCCAGCCCACCGTGGACGAGCTGCGCCGCCGCGGCACCCCGTTCTCCGGCCTGCTCTACGCGGGCCTGGCGCTCACCTCGCGCGGCACCCGGGTGATCGAGTTCAACGCCCGCTTCGGCGACCCGGAGACCCAGGTCGTGCTGGCCCGGCTGCGCACCCCGCTGGCGGGCGTGCTGCTGGCCTCGGCCAACGGCACGCTGGCCGACCTGGAGCCGCTGCGCTGGGACGAGGGCGCCGCGGTCACCGTGGTGGTGGCCGCCGAGGGCTACCCCGCCGCGCCGCGCTCCGGCGACGTGATCGAGGGCCTGGCCGAGGCCGAGGCGGACGGCGGCGCCTTCGTGCTGCACGCCGGCACCAAGCTGGACGAGCAGGGCCGGGTGGTCAGCGCCGGCGGCCGGGTGCTCTCGGTCACCGCGACCGGCACCGACCTCGCCGAGGCCCGGGAGCGGGCCTACGACGGGGTGGCGAAGATCCGGCTGGCGGGCTCCCAGCACCGCACCGACATCGCGCTGAAGGCCGCCCAGTAG
- a CDS encoding N,N-dimethylformamidase beta subunit family domain-containing protein codes for MEKESAGRRWESGTLAHGVSDPFGQGPLPWLRSPDCYFEGTEAAIPWYVSTDAPGQRPLPAAPPPLIGAPRNSDDVVQQIKGFSSAGTVHPGGAVDLRVTVNPPRDFLVDVYRIGHYAGAGAQHMNASPLIPGIQQPAPLVVGRTVSCHHWWHTWRLQIPAHWRPGAYVAVLTTADQRHRSHVPFTVRDPLGAEPAAELLLVLPDVTWQAYNLFPEDGHTGASLYHAWDSCGALVGEAQAAVTVSFDRPHAGAGLPLHVGHAYDFIRWAERYGYDLAYATASDLHAGLVEPSRHRALVFPGHDEYWSEPMRRAAERARDGGTSLVFLSANTMYWRVDLTPGPAGEPNRLLNCRKRQRVPPGSPAAGLSGTASALWRDAGEPEQQLIGVQYAGRVAQPVPLRAANTWHWLWTGTGLRDGAEVPGLVAGEADRYFPKVALPAHSERTLLAHSPYQDEQGRPRHQETSLYRAPSGAYVFAAGTFAWSPALDRPGHTDERIQRATANLLDRVCKAG; via the coding sequence ATGGAGAAGGAGTCCGCCGGGCGCAGATGGGAGTCCGGGACGCTCGCGCACGGGGTCTCGGACCCGTTCGGGCAGGGGCCGCTGCCGTGGCTGCGCAGCCCGGACTGCTACTTCGAGGGCACCGAGGCCGCCATCCCCTGGTACGTCAGCACCGACGCACCCGGCCAGCGCCCGCTGCCGGCCGCACCCCCGCCGCTGATCGGCGCCCCGCGCAACTCGGACGACGTGGTGCAGCAGATCAAGGGCTTCTCCTCGGCCGGCACGGTGCACCCCGGCGGTGCGGTGGACCTGCGGGTCACCGTGAACCCGCCGCGCGACTTCCTGGTGGACGTCTACCGGATCGGCCACTACGCGGGCGCCGGCGCCCAGCACATGAACGCCTCGCCGCTGATCCCCGGGATCCAGCAGCCGGCCCCGCTGGTGGTCGGACGGACCGTCAGCTGCCACCACTGGTGGCACACCTGGCGGTTGCAGATCCCGGCGCACTGGCGGCCGGGCGCCTACGTCGCGGTGCTCACCACCGCCGACCAGCGGCACCGCAGCCACGTGCCGTTCACCGTGCGGGACCCGCTCGGCGCCGAGCCGGCGGCCGAACTGCTGCTGGTGCTGCCGGACGTGACCTGGCAGGCGTACAACCTCTTCCCGGAGGACGGGCACACCGGCGCCAGCCTGTACCACGCCTGGGACTCCTGCGGTGCGCTGGTCGGCGAGGCGCAGGCGGCGGTCACGGTCTCCTTCGACCGCCCGCACGCCGGGGCCGGGCTGCCGCTGCACGTGGGCCACGCCTACGACTTCATCCGCTGGGCCGAGCGGTACGGCTACGACCTGGCCTACGCCACGGCGAGCGACCTGCACGCCGGCCTGGTCGAGCCGTCCCGGCACCGGGCGCTGGTCTTCCCCGGCCACGACGAGTACTGGTCCGAGCCGATGCGGCGGGCCGCCGAGCGGGCCAGGGACGGCGGCACCTCGCTGGTCTTCCTCTCCGCCAACACCATGTACTGGCGGGTGGACCTCACCCCCGGCCCGGCCGGCGAGCCCAACCGGCTGCTCAACTGCCGCAAGCGGCAACGGGTTCCGCCCGGCTCCCCGGCCGCCGGGCTGAGCGGCACCGCGAGCGCGCTGTGGCGCGACGCCGGCGAGCCCGAGCAGCAGCTGATCGGGGTGCAGTACGCGGGCCGGGTGGCCCAGCCGGTGCCGCTGCGGGCGGCGAACACCTGGCACTGGCTGTGGACCGGCACCGGCCTGCGGGACGGCGCCGAGGTGCCGGGCCTGGTGGCGGGCGAGGCCGACCGGTACTTCCCCAAGGTCGCGCTGCCGGCGCACAGCGAGCGCACCCTGCTCGCCCACTCGCCCTACCAGGACGAGCAGGGCCGCCCCCGGCACCAGGAGACCTCGCTCTACCGGGCGCCCAGCGGCGCCTACGTCTTCGCGGCCGGCACCTTCGCCTGGTCGCCCGCGCTGGACCGGCCCGGCCACACCGACGAGCGGATCCAGCGGGCCACCGCCAACCTGCTGGACCGGGTCTGCAAGGCGGGTTGA
- a CDS encoding phosphoribosylaminoimidazolesuccinocarboxamide synthase, with protein MSGFVTKPEPVQVPGLEHLHTGKVRELYRDQAGRLVMVASDRTSAFDWVLPTDIPDKGRILTQLSLWWFDRIADLVPNHVISTDLPAGAPADWAGRTMICDPLEMFPVECVARGYLTGSGLAEYNVSRTACGIALPQGLVDGSELPAPIYTPATKAEVGEHDENVSYEETARRIGADWAATLRQTTLAVYTRARDIAREQGIIVADTKFEFGLSDGELVIGDEALTPDSSRFWPADEWQPGRTQPSYDKQIIRDWLSSAESGWDRNGEQPPPPLPAAVAERSRSRYIEVYERLTGTEWV; from the coding sequence GTGAGCGGATTCGTCACCAAGCCCGAGCCGGTCCAGGTGCCCGGTCTGGAGCACCTGCACACCGGCAAGGTCCGGGAGCTCTACCGCGATCAGGCCGGCCGGCTGGTCATGGTGGCCAGCGACCGGACCTCGGCCTTCGACTGGGTGCTGCCGACCGACATCCCGGACAAGGGCCGGATCCTCACCCAGCTCTCGCTCTGGTGGTTCGACCGGATCGCCGACCTGGTGCCCAACCACGTGATCTCCACCGACCTGCCGGCCGGCGCCCCGGCCGACTGGGCCGGCCGCACCATGATCTGCGACCCGCTGGAGATGTTCCCGGTGGAGTGCGTGGCCCGCGGCTACCTGACCGGCTCGGGCCTGGCCGAGTACAACGTCAGCCGGACCGCCTGCGGGATCGCGCTGCCGCAGGGCCTGGTGGACGGCTCCGAGCTGCCCGCGCCGATCTACACCCCGGCCACCAAGGCCGAGGTCGGCGAGCACGACGAGAACGTCTCCTACGAGGAGACCGCCCGCCGGATCGGCGCGGACTGGGCGGCCACCCTGCGCCAGACCACCCTGGCGGTCTACACCCGGGCCCGGGACATCGCCCGCGAGCAGGGCATCATCGTGGCCGACACCAAGTTCGAGTTCGGCCTGAGCGACGGCGAGCTGGTGATCGGCGACGAGGCGCTGACCCCGGACTCCTCGCGGTTCTGGCCGGCCGACGAGTGGCAGCCGGGCCGCACCCAGCCCTCCTACGACAAGCAGATCATCCGCGACTGGCTGAGCTCGGCCGAGTCCGGCTGGGACCGCAACGGCGAGCAGCCGCCGCCTCCGCTGCCGGCCGCGGTGGCCGAGCGCAGCCGTTCCCGCTACATCGAGGTCTACGAGCGGCTGACCGGCACCGAGTGGGTCTGA
- a CDS encoding response regulator transcription factor has product MTATDRVRVLLADDEHLIRGALAALLALEDDLTVVAQAASGAEALAMALAHQPDVAVLDLQMPTMDGIEVAAELRSRLPDCRTMIVTGHGRPGYLKRALEVGVRGFLPKTVSAADLAGIIRTVVAGGRYVDPELAAEAISSGDSPLTPRETDVLELAADGATITEIAARAALSAGTVRNYLSSAAGKLGAENRHAAARIARERGWI; this is encoded by the coding sequence ATGACCGCCACCGACCGGGTGCGGGTGCTGCTCGCCGACGACGAGCACCTGATCCGCGGTGCGCTGGCCGCGCTGCTGGCCCTGGAGGACGACCTGACGGTGGTCGCGCAGGCCGCCTCCGGCGCGGAGGCGCTGGCCATGGCGCTGGCCCACCAGCCCGACGTGGCCGTGCTCGACCTGCAAATGCCGACAATGGACGGCATCGAGGTCGCCGCCGAGCTGCGCAGCCGGCTGCCGGACTGCCGCACCATGATCGTCACCGGCCACGGCCGCCCCGGCTACCTCAAGCGGGCCCTGGAGGTCGGGGTGCGCGGCTTCCTGCCGAAGACCGTCTCGGCCGCCGACCTGGCCGGGATCATCCGCACCGTGGTGGCCGGCGGGCGCTACGTCGACCCGGAGCTGGCCGCCGAGGCGATCAGCTCCGGGGACAGCCCGCTGACCCCGCGGGAGACCGACGTGCTGGAGCTGGCCGCGGACGGCGCCACGATCACCGAGATCGCCGCCCGGGCCGCGCTCTCGGCCGGCACCGTGCGCAACTACCTCTCCTCGGCCGCCGGCAAGCTGGGGGCCGAGAACCGGCACGCGGCCGCCCGGATCGCCCGCGAGCGGGGCTGGATCTGA
- a CDS encoding sensor histidine kinase, with protein MRKLMARWRGNSKAKRVEIYNRWSMYSLTVMLPVVLLPSALLVLHRESPGSRGALIALTATVLLNSVLSVPLVRSALASQIRQTAIPVRLLAVHAVTTQLGIWLTLLLGPHTVGRPKDGITILIFQLTVWVVAPAIALRPRRMLLCGVPMLLLAVPPLAIGCESVAMAVGVVVGSLPGLVFAAASCRCASWVARTAWELDRAREDQSRLAVAEERLRFSRDLHDVLGRNLTTMALKAELAVQLARRGRPEAVDQMIEVQRIAQQSHREVREVVRGYRTADLGAELAGARSVLRAAGIDCRVEPGPDPAALPPLTQAVLGWVVREAATNVLRHSEAGLVAVRLRLEDRETVLEVTNDGVPAEPPTGHLPGSGLTGLRERLAALGGELDCERGAGGRFTLRAVLPVRQVDGSAELDEELEEELVR; from the coding sequence GTGCGCAAGCTGATGGCGCGTTGGCGGGGCAACTCGAAGGCCAAGCGGGTGGAGATATACAACCGCTGGTCGATGTACAGCCTGACCGTGATGCTGCCGGTGGTGCTGCTTCCGAGCGCCCTGCTGGTGCTGCACCGCGAGTCCCCCGGGTCCAGGGGCGCGCTGATCGCGCTGACCGCCACGGTGCTGCTGAACTCGGTGCTCTCGGTGCCGCTGGTGCGCTCCGCGCTGGCCAGCCAGATCCGGCAGACCGCGATTCCGGTGCGGCTGCTGGCGGTCCACGCGGTCACCACCCAACTGGGCATCTGGCTCACCCTGCTGCTCGGCCCGCACACCGTCGGCCGGCCGAAGGACGGCATCACCATCCTGATCTTCCAACTGACGGTCTGGGTGGTCGCCCCGGCGATCGCGCTGCGCCCGCGGCGGATGCTGCTGTGCGGCGTCCCGATGCTGCTGCTCGCCGTACCGCCGCTGGCGATCGGCTGCGAGTCGGTCGCGATGGCCGTCGGGGTGGTGGTCGGCTCGCTGCCCGGGCTGGTCTTCGCGGCCGCCAGCTGCCGCTGCGCCTCCTGGGTCGCCAGGACCGCGTGGGAGCTGGACCGGGCCCGGGAGGACCAGTCCCGGCTGGCGGTGGCCGAGGAACGGCTGCGGTTCTCCCGCGACCTGCACGACGTGCTGGGCCGCAACCTCACCACCATGGCGCTCAAGGCCGAGCTGGCCGTCCAACTGGCCCGGCGCGGCCGCCCGGAGGCGGTCGACCAGATGATCGAGGTGCAGCGGATCGCCCAGCAGTCGCACCGCGAGGTGCGCGAGGTGGTGCGCGGCTACCGGACCGCCGACCTGGGCGCCGAGCTGGCCGGCGCCCGCTCGGTGCTGCGGGCGGCCGGGATCGACTGCCGGGTGGAGCCGGGTCCCGACCCGGCGGCGCTGCCCCCGCTGACCCAGGCGGTGCTCGGCTGGGTGGTCCGCGAGGCGGCCACCAACGTGCTGCGGCACAGCGAGGCCGGCCTGGTCGCGGTGCGGCTGCGGCTGGAGGACCGGGAGACCGTGCTGGAGGTGACCAACGACGGGGTGCCGGCCGAGCCGCCGACCGGCCACCTGCCCGGCAGCGGGCTGACCGGTCTGCGCGAGCGGCTGGCCGCGCTCGGCGGCGAACTGGACTGCGAGCGCGGCGCGGGCGGCCGGTTCACGCTGCGCGCGGTGCTGCCGGTGCGTCAGGTCGACGGGTCGGCGGAGCTGGACGAGGAACTGGAAGAGGAGCTGGTCCGATGA
- a CDS encoding ABC transporter permease, producing MTTATSTPTTPGTARRMLALARTEGLLLTRNRIAIYMALAMPLCLIGVLRQSLKSQHAQLPGGDLHSALLLSLYLTVLLFVVYYNLTAAYVARRNDLVLKRLRTGELTDLEIFAGTALPGLLLALLQMVAMTVGVAALVGLPAPRNPLLVVVGLLLALAVLVPLAALSSAFTKSVETSGITTLPVMMLTMFGSGLLVPFSVFSGPVLLVPRLLPTTPALALLRTGWLGSDGAHHPMAWWLYLPVALAWAALAVWAARRWFRWEPRR from the coding sequence ATGACCACCGCCACGAGCACCCCGACCACCCCCGGCACCGCCCGCCGGATGCTCGCGCTCGCCCGCACCGAGGGCCTGCTGCTGACCCGCAACCGGATCGCGATCTACATGGCCCTCGCGATGCCGCTCTGCCTGATCGGCGTGCTGCGCCAGTCGCTCAAGTCCCAGCACGCCCAACTGCCCGGCGGCGACCTGCACAGCGCCCTGCTGCTCAGCCTCTACCTGACCGTGCTGCTCTTCGTCGTCTACTACAACCTGACGGCGGCCTACGTGGCCCGCCGCAACGACCTGGTGCTCAAGCGGCTGCGCACCGGCGAGCTGACGGACCTGGAGATCTTCGCCGGCACCGCGCTGCCCGGGCTGCTGCTGGCGCTGCTCCAGATGGTCGCGATGACCGTCGGGGTGGCCGCGCTGGTCGGCCTGCCGGCGCCCCGGAACCCGCTCCTGGTGGTGGTCGGCCTGCTGCTCGCGCTGGCCGTGCTGGTGCCGCTGGCGGCGCTCTCCAGCGCCTTCACCAAGAGCGTGGAGACCTCCGGGATCACCACCCTGCCGGTGATGATGCTGACCATGTTCGGCAGCGGCCTGCTGGTGCCGTTCTCGGTCTTCTCCGGCCCGGTGCTGCTGGTGCCGCGGCTGCTGCCCACCACCCCGGCGCTGGCGCTGCTGCGGACCGGCTGGCTGGGGTCCGACGGCGCCCACCACCCCATGGCCTGGTGGCTGTACCTGCCGGTCGCGCTGGCCTGGGCGGCGCTGGCGGTCTGGGCGGCCCGGCGCTGGTTCCGCTGGGAACCGCGGCGCTGA
- a CDS encoding ABC transporter ATP-binding protein translates to MTPPTPAVQASGLRRSYGTPARPFEAVRGLDLSVQRGELFALLGTNGAGKTSTMELIEGLARPTGGTVRVLGHDPHRERAVLRPRIGIMLQEGGFPGDLTVAETVRGWAGTSSRPRPAAEVIELVGLTDRAAVRVKQLSGGEKRRLDLAVALVGRPEVLFLDEPTTGLDPQARAAVWQLVRELRAAGTTVLLTTHYLEEAEELADRLAILHHGRVVTQGTVAEVIADRPARIGFELPEQPAPPLLALPQAEVGFQGRQVTIRTRDLQGTLTELLLWAEHQGVRLTGLDARSASLEEAFLAIAAEAQPDRAAGEHPTEPATTLTGAGR, encoded by the coding sequence ATGACGCCTCCCACCCCCGCCGTCCAGGCCAGCGGTCTGCGCCGCAGCTACGGCACCCCCGCCCGGCCCTTCGAGGCGGTGCGCGGTCTCGACCTCAGCGTGCAGCGCGGCGAGCTCTTCGCCCTGCTCGGCACCAACGGCGCCGGCAAGACCTCGACCATGGAACTGATCGAGGGACTGGCCCGGCCGACCGGCGGCACCGTGCGGGTGCTCGGCCACGACCCCCACCGGGAGCGCGCGGTGCTGCGCCCCCGGATCGGGATCATGCTCCAGGAGGGCGGCTTCCCCGGGGACCTCACGGTGGCCGAGACGGTGCGCGGCTGGGCCGGCACCAGCAGCCGGCCGCGCCCCGCGGCCGAGGTGATCGAGCTGGTCGGGCTGACCGACCGGGCCGCGGTCCGGGTCAAGCAGCTCTCCGGCGGCGAGAAGCGCCGGCTGGACCTCGCGGTCGCGCTGGTCGGCCGGCCCGAGGTGCTCTTCCTCGACGAACCGACCACCGGCCTGGACCCGCAGGCCCGGGCCGCCGTCTGGCAGCTGGTCCGCGAGCTGCGCGCGGCCGGCACCACGGTGCTGCTCACCACGCACTACCTGGAGGAGGCCGAGGAACTGGCCGACCGGCTGGCCATCCTGCACCACGGCCGGGTGGTGACCCAGGGCACCGTCGCCGAGGTGATCGCCGACCGCCCGGCCCGGATCGGCTTCGAGCTGCCCGAGCAGCCGGCGCCGCCGCTGCTCGCGCTGCCGCAGGCCGAGGTCGGCTTCCAGGGCCGCCAGGTCACCATCCGCACCCGGGACCTCCAGGGCACGCTGACCGAGCTGCTGCTCTGGGCCGAGCACCAGGGCGTGCGACTGACCGGGCTGGACGCCCGCAGCGCCAGCCTGGAGGAGGCCTTCCTCGCCATCGCCGCCGAGGCGCAGCCCGACCGGGCAGCGGGCGAGCACCCCACCGAACCCGCCACCACGCTGACCGGAGCCGGCCGATGA
- a CDS encoding histone-like nucleoid-structuring protein Lsr2 — protein sequence MAQRVVVTLSDDLDGGAAAETVHFGVDGKSYEIDLSVDNAEKLREALAPFVAAGRRQSRTGKSFRRTALAPDPAAVRAWAQSRGMELPARGRIPKHVYEAFSEAN from the coding sequence ATGGCTCAGCGTGTAGTTGTCACGCTCTCCGACGACCTGGACGGCGGCGCAGCCGCCGAAACCGTCCACTTCGGCGTCGACGGGAAGTCGTACGAGATCGACCTGTCCGTGGACAACGCGGAAAAGCTGCGCGAGGCGCTCGCCCCGTTCGTCGCGGCCGGCCGCCGCCAGAGCCGCACCGGAAAGTCGTTCCGCCGCACCGCCCTCGCCCCCGACCCGGCCGCCGTCCGCGCCTGGGCGCAGTCCCGCGGCATGGAGCTGCCGGCCCGCGGCCGGATCCCCAAGCACGTCTACGAGGCGTTCTCCGAGGCGAACTGA